The following proteins are encoded in a genomic region of Desulfobacterales bacterium:
- a CDS encoding isoprenylcysteine carboxylmethyltransferase family protein produces MGPFRYAALLPWLAGAVFLLWSALDFALKGRGTPAPIDPPKIMVAEGLYRFVRNPMYLGALVILLGHVLWFQSFRLLIYVAALAAAFHLFVVFYEEPHLRRKFGDSYEGYCRMVSRWIPKLKK; encoded by the coding sequence TTGGGGCCCTTTCGTTACGCCGCCTTATTGCCCTGGCTGGCGGGAGCGGTCTTTCTTTTGTGGAGTGCGTTGGATTTTGCTTTAAAGGGGAGGGGGACCCCTGCGCCCATCGATCCCCCAAAGATCATGGTTGCAGAAGGGTTGTACCGGTTCGTTCGAAACCCCATGTATCTGGGGGCGCTGGTCATCCTCTTGGGGCACGTCCTGTGGTTTCAATCTTTCCGGCTGCTGATATATGTGGCTGCGCTGGCGGCCGCTTTTCACCTGTTTGTGGTTTTTTACGAAGAGCCGCATCTGCGCCGAAAGTTCGGGGATTCTTATGAGGGGTATTGCAGAATGGTTTCCCGGTGGATTCCCAAATTAAAAAAGTGA
- a CDS encoding aspartate kinase has product MSLIVQKFGGTSVANLERIENVAMRVAKAFDDGNDVAVILSAMSGVTDGLINMAKQITEMPDKRELDVLLATGEQTTAALLAMNLKSKGYSAQSLLGFQAQVKTDCAFGNARILDIDAERIKELLRQRYIVVIAGFQGCDAQGNITTLGRGGSDTSAVAIAAALKADTCEIYTDVDGVYTADPNVCKKARKLDKIAYDEMLEMASIGAKVLQIRSVEFAKKYNVAVHVRSSFNEEVGTMVVNEEPNMERVVVTGVTTNKNEARITLKKVPDQPGIAAKIFTPVSDAGILVDMIIQNTRSGGETDLTFTVAKTDFKAALEIEKKIAKEIGAEEVIGDTNIAKVSVVGVGMRSHHGVAATMFSALAKENINILMISTSEIRISCVVEEKYVELAAQVLHTAFGLDKE; this is encoded by the coding sequence ATGAGCCTAATCGTACAAAAATTCGGCGGCACATCTGTCGCCAATCTTGAACGAATTGAGAATGTCGCCATGCGGGTGGCCAAAGCCTTTGACGATGGAAATGATGTCGCGGTCATCCTTTCCGCCATGTCCGGCGTGACGGACGGACTGATCAATATGGCAAAGCAGATCACCGAAATGCCAGACAAACGCGAGTTGGATGTTCTGCTGGCCACCGGCGAACAAACCACCGCCGCCCTGCTGGCCATGAATTTAAAATCCAAGGGGTATTCCGCCCAGTCTCTCCTCGGCTTTCAGGCCCAGGTAAAGACGGACTGCGCTTTCGGAAACGCCCGCATACTGGACATTGACGCGGAACGGATCAAAGAGTTGCTCCGGCAGCGTTACATCGTCGTCATCGCCGGGTTCCAGGGGTGCGACGCCCAGGGCAATATCACCACCCTGGGAAGGGGCGGCTCCGACACATCGGCCGTCGCCATCGCCGCCGCGCTTAAAGCCGACACCTGTGAAATATACACCGATGTGGACGGCGTTTACACGGCCGACCCCAATGTCTGTAAAAAGGCCCGCAAACTGGATAAGATTGCCTATGATGAAATGCTGGAAATGGCCAGCATCGGCGCCAAGGTTTTACAGATCCGGTCAGTTGAATTTGCGAAAAAGTACAACGTTGCCGTACACGTGCGGTCATCATTTAATGAGGAGGTGGGAACCATGGTCGTCAATGAAGAGCCCAATATGGAGCGGGTTGTTGTTACCGGGGTTACGACAAACAAAAACGAAGCGCGCATCACCCTGAAAAAGGTTCCCGACCAGCCGGGGATTGCCGCAAAGATATTTACACCGGTCTCGGATGCGGGGATCCTTGTGGATATGATTATTCAGAATACCCGCTCCGGCGGAGAAACGGACCTGACCTTCACGGTCGCCAAAACGGACTTCAAAGCAGCGCTGGAAATCGAAAAAAAGATCGCAAAGGAAATTGGCGCCGAAGAGGTTATAGGTGATACCAATATCGCCAAAGTCTCCGTGGTGGGGGTGGGGATGCGAAGCCACCACGGCGTGGCGGCCACCATGTTTTCAGCCTTGGCCAAAGAAAATATCAACATCCTGATGATCAGCACATCCGAGATCCGGATCTCCTGCGTCGTTGAGGAAAAATATGTAGAACTGGCAGCCCAGGTCCTGCACACGGCCTTTGGCCTGGACAAGGAATGA